The following are from one region of the Nocardioides marmotae genome:
- a CDS encoding potassium channel family protein, with amino-acid sequence MHVVIMGCGRVGSTLARSLEDRNHTVAVIDTEPDAFRRLGPGFNGDKIAGVGFDQEVLEKAGIRRADAFAAVSSGDNSNIIAARVARETFGIQQVVARIYDPGRAEVYQRLGITTVATVKWTADQVLRRLLPAGAEPDFRDPSGTIRVDHVPVPAVWVGQRTIHFQEQTGSRIAWIDRLGEGMLPTRETVIQEGDLIHLVVREENAEHAMKVVKRGPQED; translated from the coding sequence GTGCACGTCGTGATCATGGGCTGTGGCCGGGTCGGCTCGACCCTCGCCCGCAGCCTCGAGGACCGCAACCACACGGTGGCGGTCATCGACACCGAGCCGGACGCGTTCCGGCGCCTGGGGCCGGGGTTCAACGGCGACAAGATCGCCGGCGTCGGCTTCGACCAGGAGGTCCTGGAGAAGGCCGGCATCCGCCGCGCCGACGCCTTCGCGGCCGTCTCCTCCGGCGACAACTCCAACATCATCGCCGCGCGTGTGGCCCGCGAGACCTTCGGCATCCAGCAGGTCGTGGCCCGCATCTACGACCCGGGCCGCGCCGAGGTCTACCAGCGGCTGGGCATCACGACCGTCGCCACGGTGAAGTGGACCGCCGACCAGGTGCTCCGCCGGCTGCTGCCCGCCGGCGCCGAGCCCGACTTCCGCGACCCCTCGGGCACCATCCGCGTCGACCACGTCCCGGTCCCCGCGGTGTGGGTCGGCCAGCGCACGATCCACTTCCAGGAGCAGACCGGCTCCCGGATCGCGTGGATCGACCGGCTCGGCGAGGGGATGCTCCCCACGCGGGAGACCGTCATCCAGGAGGGCGACCTGATCCATCTCGTCGTCCGCGAGGAGAACGCCGAGCACGCCATGAAGGTCGTCAAGCGCGGCCCCCAGGAGGACTGA